The Dermacentor andersoni chromosome 1, qqDerAnde1_hic_scaffold, whole genome shotgun sequence genomic interval CCCTATTCATGAGTGTGCGGTGCATTACAGCGCGTCTTTGCAGGCCTTGTTTCGATACCCGGCTAACCCGGCCACAGTGGCAGGAGCTTACGAAGCGATTTCTTATCGCCAGCTGTCTGCGATGGCGCGCCTGGTAAAGCGTATAAATTTAGCTCGCCGGTCTCAAAATGCTCCTTTTGCGAAGTTTCCGTCGTCCTTGCACGTCGCCTCTTTGTCACCGTTCGGTAAGATTTGCAGCCCGCTGCACCGCTGCGGCAGTTTTCTCGGTTTTGTCGTTTCCTTCGGCGTGCGGCCAGTGCGAAGTCTTTTTCCGTCTTTGCAcgcttcgcgctcttcttttgaaGTGCTTAGCGCTTCATTTCAAGATGAGCTTGCGGCATGTGAAGAAACGATGCTCCGTGGTACACTGCGACAGCGTGGATCGTACCATTGGTGTCACGCTACACCGATTCCCGCTGGACTTTCACAGGTGAGCTCTTGACAGTGTCGTCTGCTCTAGGTATGCGCGATAGCTTCGATATGGTTTCGCCGGGCTGTTCGCTCGTGTTTCATAGCTGTAACCCGTTCGTGCGTACTTGGCTTCATGTTTTCGGGGATATTTATGTACTACACTGCAGGGCACACACTTTCAGTGCTGAGGTGTGCGAAAGAGGCCCacattttttctaatttatagtGAGTTTCATGCAGCTGACTATCACCAACGTGAACTTCACACCGGGCTCTCAGGAGCAACCACGTGCACGCTACTGACCGGGAGGCCCATTTAGAACAAAGTTTGCTACCTGACAGCTCTGAGTACGACATTGTTTAGTTTTGCAAAACCATGAAGCCAATTTGAGGATCCCCTCGCAACTGGGAGTATCGAAACTCAGCCTCGTGTATGTGCGCGGCTTTGAGGAGGCTTTAACTGGATTCGCTCAGCAGGAGTTATTGCCTGCCTTGGTATTGCTGTCCTGCATATACATGACTGTCAGGGTAATTTTAAACGCACTTCACTCTCTTCACTCGTTGAGCTTAGAAAAGCAGCTAGCCGCGTGGCATGAGGATGAGCGTTACCGCACTCTGGGGCGCAGAGAGCTTGGCGCGAGCATTTACTACCATAGTTCAGATGTAATGCAAGTATAATTTACTGCAGTTAGCAGTGACAGGAATAATGACGCATTGGCGTTTCGAGTATGCGTATTCCTTTTGGCGCAGTTGTATCTAACGTGCATGTTGCATCACGTCCAGGTGCCGAGCGTGGGCGCAGTTCTGCCGCAACGTCAGCCTGGAGAAGGCGCCGTCGCAGCTACGAGAACTCAGGATTTGCTCGAGGCACTTCGAACCATCTGTGTATCTGCCGTCAGGAAGGCTGCGACACGATGCTTTGCCTACTCGAGCAAGCATTGCCGGTAATTTTTGTTATCAAACTTTTAAGGCATTCGCCGCTCTTGAAATGTCAGGTTTTGTGAAAAAATGAGATTTTTCCTTTTTGTCGTAACCGTAAACAGTCTAGCGTCTTTTGCAAAACAAATTATGTATCTGTCTTGTGGCTTtaaaaattacagtaaatttCTACCTGCACCCTGCTAAGCGAAAACGAAAATGGAAGTATCGCTTTCACGTGAGCACATGTAATTATATAcatgtcgtgtgtgtgtgtgtgtgtgtgtgtgtgtgtgtgtgtgtgtgtgtgtgtgtgtgtgtgtgtgtgtgtgtgttcgttttACGTCTCTTGCATGCACGTTCAGCGATTCAACAGTTGTCAGTATTTGAATCAACTAGACGCTCACACAAGGGGGTGCTCCAGCCCTTTTATTTGTGTACTTTCTGTATGCCGTGCGACATTGTACAAGGCGTATTTTTCCGCTGTTGGGATCGAAACTTCTTTTCTCCCGGTATGCACTGTACACTGTATGTGAGGTTCGTGACAAATGTCCAACATAGCATAGAATTAGGTTTGTGCTTGTGGTAAGCTAATGGCACAAGCTTAGTAGGCGAAGGGTGCTCAAGCGAATTTCTAGGCACGGGTGCGGAAAAAGTACACTGACGGTGTGAATACTCTTGCCTGatatttccggtaaaaaaaaaaggataatggAAGTGGGATATTTGGTAGTCTGGTATGGCAAAGGGCTCCAAAGGATCTTAACGTGAGTCTGTCAGTCTTCCGGTTCAGGCTGTTTGATGCCGCTAGCCACTTCAGCAACGGAAACCAGGAAACCAGTTGGGCATagaagtgagggggggggggggaaagggtGAGCCTTCCTAAATGTTTGAACTTTAGTACTCCAGAACTTTGCTTTCTTGTATGCAGAGCTTCTTTTTTCACCTTCAGTCTTATCAGGATGCAATCTTATGCCGACTTGGGCAAGGTACGCTTGGTGAAAAGCTTCTCGAGATATTGTGTGCTCATGTGTTATGTATCAAAGCACGCACTGAACGATTATAGAAATGCACTAATAATTGTTTGTGTTGTTGCCTTTTACCTCAATATTCATGCTAGCGAAAGCCAATGTTTGTACAGGTTTTTATTTTTTGCGATAATTGCTTACGAATTCATTCTTGTTGCATCTCATTGCGTAGGCCATAGGCTGACCTGCATAAATCTGTAAACAATATGGGGCACATTACTTGATTTGCGAGCTATCGTTGTTTGTGTGATAGGCAAATTTCGCACTCTTCAAAGTAAAACATAGCATATGAAAATTGCAAATAATTTACtggtgctccacagctgctgaTGACATCAAACTAATGTGCCTAACGATTAAGGGTGGTAAACAGAATTTTATTTCATTGGATAAGCATTTTTCTTTCTAGAGTGATGACAATGTGAACCGCATGCTGTGGAAGCTATAGTTCTTTGGAAATTATTTACTATAAAGGTACTCAATTCTCTTTTCTCTCCGCAATAACGTTGCCATTTCAGACACCTCAAGCGAATGCAGCAGCGACATGGACTGTTCACAATCTCTGAGCGAAACTTCGGCATCAGTGCGCCGGGCTGGAGAACCAGGTGAGCAGGGTTGTATGCATAACTGACATGAATCTTTTGAAAATGGTGACGACTGAAAGCTCATTGGACTGCTTCCTATGATAGCTGCTGTCTCCGGTGAACCTGTTTCCAAGGGGTACGTCCAGAGTCTGCCGTCCCAGTCGCTGCTACTCTTCCAAGAAGGTGATTGTTATTTCGTATCTGCTCGAACAGCCTGAGGAGGTATGGCTCAGAAATATGCTACAATTCCTTGTCTGTGCGCTGTGCAGATGCAGATGGTGCCAGCCCTACTGGTTCTACGCTGAACCAAGCTTGTTCCCACGCCAGTGGCTTCATAATGGTTCAGTGTAAGTGTTAATTCCGCCTGTGGTGCTTAGTTATTATTTGTGCATTGTTGGGTTGCTGGCTTCCCTGTCAGAACTGTGCTGTCACTATATTTTGTTCTTTATATTCTGTGGGCGCAGCTGACCACACATATGCAGGACCAAGCACTGAAGCAAGCGCTTCATCTCTGGCACCTGGCACGGCAGGGGTGGCCGCAACACTGTCAGCGAGTGCTGATCTGTCACCAGGAGCTCCGTTCAGCAGTTCGCCTCTTTCTTATGAAGGTTAGCAATTTTACAACGCTTTCGCAATATTGCGCACTTTTTGGTGCTACAGGACTACATGCAGCTATGACTAAACCCGACGTAGCAACTTATTGCTCTTCCGTCGACTCTGTACGTTGCAGGATCTTTCACCAGCCCCATCAATGAAAGGCGGCCACTGCAGAAACTTCGAGCCAAGCTCAGGCAGCTGCGTAACCGCAACAAGAGCCTGCAAAGACTGCTGCTTCAGCGCCGTCGCATGAAGACCACTGCCGAATTGGTAGATAGTCTGCGTGAGCATTTAAcacctgctgttgctgcttttgttGAAGCTCAGTTAAAGATGCACAATGTCAGCAGGTTTGGCCGTCGATGGTGCAGCCAAAACAAAACCTTTGCTTTAGGTTTATACTTCCACAGCCCAAAAGGTTACAGATATTGCAGGAAACTCCTGCAACTTCCATCTGTTAGGTCACTGCAGCTGTGGCTTGCACGCGTGCCATTGAGGGTTGGATTTTATCCTGAAGTTTTTGATTTGATCGAGAAACGGGCAGCGTCTTTTCCAAGGCAAGACAGGGCTTGCACCATAATTTTTGATGAAATGCATGTTTCAAAGGAGCTGTCGTACAATCCAGTGTCGGACAGATTTGAAGGCCTTGAAGAGTACAGTGCAGCACAAGGTCCAAATCTTGCAAACAAGGCGCTTGTGTTCATGGCCAAAGGAATATGTACGCCGTGGAAGCAGCCTCTTGGCTACTTCATTGCAGATAAGGCAGCGCCTGCAACTGTTCTGCATGACCTTCTCTTCAAATGACACAAAATCTTGGTTGGAGCTGGATTGCAGCCTGTGGCTGTGGTTTCTGATCAGGGGAACCAAAATGTTTCTCTGTTTTCGAAACTTGTGACCCCTGAAAAGCCGTACTTATGTGTGAATGGTGAaccgcttttctttatttttgatccACCGCATTTGCTCAAGTGCTTGCGCAATATGCTCATCAAGTATGACTTCAGGGTAGGCAGTGACACAATTAAAAGCTCGTACATACGACAGGCTTATGAGAAGGATCGAGAAATGCAAATTCGGTCCATCCCAAAGTTGAGTGCCCGGCACTTTAACTTTAGCTTCGAAGATGTCTGTGAAACTCGCAGCACAGGTATTCAGCAATCATTGCGCTGCTGCATTGTGCACATTGGTAACATTCCAACAGTTGCCATCAGAGGCTATCCACACAGCCAGATTTGTTGAGAGGATCGATACTCTTTGACAGTCTAAATACTTCACAGAAGCGGGGAAAGTCTCCGTATGCATCTGCAATTTGTGCAGGATCTGTGCATGAAGAGTTTTTGGAAGAGTGTATTGCAGTTTTCGAAAACATCGAAGTTCTAGGCTGTGCGCGGCAGCCTCTTTGCATCCGTGGCTTCTGCCAAACTATGAGGGCTGTGCTGCTGTTATGGAACCACCTGGCCTCTCGCTACGGTTTGACATACCTCCTTACCAGGCACCTGAACCAGGATGCACTTGAAAACACCTTTGCTATTGTTAGGTCGAAATCTGGATCGAACAGCAACTCGTCTTGCCGGCAGTTTCAAGCAGCATTTAGGCATCTTTTAGTTAGCAACCTTTCCAAACTGTCGGAAAGCAGCAACTGTGCTGAAGACATGTCTAGCCTTCTAGCCACTCTCCCAGTTTGTTTATCTAAGTCTGCTCCTTCTCTCTGTACAGCTGCCACATCTTTGCCAGTTGCAGTAGAAGTTTTGCCATATGATTATCAGTCTCCAATACTAGAGAACAACATTGTCTATTTTGCTGGCTGGCTTGCCTACAAGTTTATGAATGATCACAGGTGTGTTACAGGGCCACATACGTGCGAGGTGAGGCTAGAAAATGCCGCCTTTGCCGATCAGAGCCAAGTTCTCTTGTACTTAAGTGTCAAATCCTGGAGAAGGTGACTTTGGGAGCCTGTCAGTTCCTACACCCTCGTTTGTAGCTTTCATCAATGCTTGCGAGCAGGTTTTTGTCGCATCTAGTTCCAATATTGTGGGAAAAGAACAAGTAGGGCATGATCTGTGCATGTAGCTTCATGCCAAGGTAGAAAAATCGCTGACTGTGTGTGGTGATGACGTTTATGATGGTTTGTTTGCCCTGTTCGTCAGGGTGAGGCTGCATTGGCTTGCACGCAGAAAAAATCTTGAACTGCACAGTCAAACTACTAAACGGAAAGCCACGAAGCAAGCACTGAGGCTAAGCAAATGAAAAGGATGCAATTCCCGAGCTGTTGGCTGAATATTTTGTGAAGTTGCAGGCTATTATGCAGCCTGTGCAACAAATCAGCTTAGTCTGGTTTAACGGTTGCAAAGGGTTTTTTTCTGGTTCACAGCCTGGTTCACAGCCtggttttattcttttattttttacttgtgtattttgatttgctAGGATGTGACGTGGTTGCTCACAGGGGCAATGGTTTAACAATGTAGCATCTTTCATCGTTCATTCCACTATGTCACTCTTTTAGGGTACTTTTATGCCATGTACAGCCTGTTGAAGTGTCACCTATGTACTTGTGCAATATTGTCAGATAAAACGCCATACCGATAAAGCGAATGCCTCTGAAAGGAGACTTTCTAGGCAATGGATTAACCTAGTTTCCGTGGCGCTGGGATTAATTTTTCCACCTGCTCGCCCCCCTTGCAGTTCCGTGCTGGCAGGTATAATGAAATCAACCATTGTCATCATACCTTGTCATAACTACCACTCGGCACCACTGGCTACCAGGCCACCTTTTAGCAGGCTAGTTGCATCTCAGAGTTTTTAGTAGGATCTTTGTCAGCGCAACGAACAGAACAGCGCTGGACTATTATCTGGCTATATTGTAGCGTACAGTACACTGATTACATGCTTTACTGCCCCGCGAATGTCCTTGCACTTCACTGTACGCTGTACTTCATGTGTACTTTTGTTGACGTAAAATTACTTCAAATTGATCCGGCTAACGACTAGAAGTACTCTGGAGATGGTACGCCGGCTCAATGTATGGTATTTGCTCCTACGTTGAGCACGTTTGAGGGTGCTAAAGCTGGCTTTAACATTGCCTTGCAGATGTAAACGCACCTGCTATATTCTTTCAGCTGAAGAAATTAAATGTGAAGAATAATCCCAGTGTGCTCTATGGTCTGTGTTGATGCGCCTACTTATGTCATGTTATGTTTGCTTCAATTGAAGCTGTCGTAGCATTGTTTTCTATACTTTTCAATTTCCTAACTGACAACGTTCGTGGCACTTCAGGGCTTTTTCCTATCTGCACTGTGACTATTGAGATGATTAGCCAACTTAAACAATACTGCTTGTGCTGCCTGTGAcatgtattttttgtttgtgtgccaAGGGTGTGCTTTGTGACTGTATTTGTTTGGTTGCTGCAATAAACAATATGAAACTATGAAAACCATACTTGCCGTACactctattgcgaactgtgcactTGAGCCAGTGCTTTGTGCATCATACCTTGCTGTACTCAAAAGCTCTCAAAAGTACTAGCACCAGTATTTGCTCTACGAATC includes:
- the LOC126530242 gene encoding uncharacterized protein; the protein is MLLLRSFRRPCTSPLCHRSVRFAARCTAAAVFSVLSFPSACGQCEVFFRLCTLRALLLKCLALHFKMSLRHVKKRCSVVHCDSVDRTIGVTLHRFPLDFHRCRAWAQFCRNVSLEKAPSQLRELRICSRHFEPSVYLPSGRLRHDALPTRASIADTSSECSSDMDCSQSLSETSASVRRAGEPAAVSGEPVSKGYVQSLPSQSLLLFQEDADGASPTGSTLNQACSHASGFIMVQSDHTYAGPSTEASASSLAPGTAGVAATLSASADLSPGAPFSSSPLSYEGSFTSPINERRPLQKLRAKLRQLRNRNKSLQRLLLQRRRMKTTAELVDSLREHLTPAVAAFVEAQLKMHNVSRFGRRWCSQNKTFALGLYFHSPKGYRYCRKLLQLPSVRSLQLWLARVPLRVGFYPEVFDLIEKRAASFPRQDRACTIIFDEMHVSKELSYNPVSDRFEGLEEYSAAQGPNLANKALVFMAKGICTPWKQPLGYFIADKAAPATVLHDLLFK